In Synechococcus sp. A18-25c, a single window of DNA contains:
- a CDS encoding photosystem II S4 domain protein, with protein MSLPRDQLLDGALHPETMAQLLDQAEETLRTWQPCWSPFLSGPELEEARRLETLSELRLVRDGGRADAERCRLQLSRSDQESSPSPAPMAGLRLEGNFLFDRAEPDDMRKALIELGATAESIGDLWLRGDRGAQAVCTPEAASQLDGRTGQVRDVPLLVEAVTIEQLQWPAQRASKKFHSVEASCRLDAIASAGFGLSRAKVTRQIREGRLRLNWQPVRQASRDLKVGDCLQLQDRGSVEVLSLQLTKRDRWRVEMLRR; from the coding sequence ATGAGTCTCCCCCGCGATCAACTGCTCGACGGCGCCCTCCATCCCGAAACGATGGCGCAACTGCTTGACCAGGCCGAGGAGACCTTGCGCACCTGGCAACCCTGCTGGAGCCCCTTCCTAAGCGGACCTGAGCTGGAGGAAGCACGGCGTTTGGAGACCCTCAGCGAACTGCGGCTTGTGCGGGATGGAGGGCGTGCTGACGCAGAGCGCTGCCGTCTGCAATTGAGCCGTAGCGATCAGGAGTCCTCTCCGTCGCCGGCTCCCATGGCAGGTCTGCGCCTCGAAGGCAACTTTCTGTTCGACCGAGCCGAGCCTGACGACATGCGAAAGGCCCTGATCGAACTGGGGGCGACAGCAGAGTCCATCGGCGATCTCTGGCTGCGGGGTGACCGTGGGGCTCAAGCGGTCTGCACACCGGAAGCGGCATCACAGCTAGACGGTCGAACCGGGCAAGTCCGTGACGTTCCCCTCTTGGTGGAAGCTGTGACGATCGAGCAGCTGCAGTGGCCAGCCCAGAGAGCTTCGAAAAAGTTCCATAGCGTGGAAGCCTCCTGCCGGCTGGATGCCATTGCATCGGCTGGATTCGGCCTGTCACGGGCCAAAGTGACTCGGCAGATTCGCGAGGGCCGGCTTCGGCTGAACTGGCAACCCGTGCGACAGGCCAGCCGCGATCTGAAAGTGGGTGATTGTCTCCAACTTCAGGACCGAGGCAGCGTGGAGGTCTTGAGCCTGCAGCTGACCAAACGTGATCGCTGGCGGGTGGAAATGCTGCGCCGGTGA
- a CDS encoding DNA-directed RNA polymerase subunit omega, translating to MLTAGVDHQDLAKRGESLIRQSSNRYLTTVRIAFRAKQRRFDDFDGLLEESSVKPVQRAIVELSDEQDQPDLLPG from the coding sequence ATGCTCACTGCCGGAGTGGATCATCAGGACCTCGCCAAGCGCGGAGAAAGCCTGATCCGTCAGTCCAGCAACCGCTATCTGACGACAGTGCGGATTGCCTTTCGCGCCAAGCAGCGTCGCTTTGATGACTTCGACGGGCTCTTGGAAGAGTCCAGTGTCAAGCCGGTGCAACGCGCCATTGTTGAACTCAGCGATGAGCAAGACCAGCCTGACCTTCTGCCTGGATGA
- a CDS encoding Hsp70 family protein — protein MAVVKTPAGEQNLHLSDPPACIGTLAIDLGSSTTVVAFQRANQAQIELLELPAISREQGSVPSLIWAEHAGDGAVLVGRQVLEGGLNERDAPQLHRDFKRQIGQAAIAETTSHRLSPEQAGARLLLEIWKRMPPELTIERLVLTAPVDQGAAYCDWLVQACAPMDVGEVALVDEPTAAALGAGLAAGSKLLVVDLGGGTLDLSLVALEGGEGRAAPLAQLLRFRGKDLRDSRQTLRQATVLGKAGINLGGRDFDRWILDALQPEGLPGEGDGLIALLNAAERLKCRLSDSDRSERETLIELASSRDLEHPVQLRMDRQTFSQLLSDRGLFTALEGLLEQTLKEAELKGCRREDLDAVVLVGGGAHLPQLKQWLEQALPSTPMLTPPPMAAVAKGALSLTPGVRLQDLLQKGISLRCWNRRSHAHHWHPLFMRGQPWPSSQPLELVLSASNPDQTIVELVLGEAQPHMRHEVVMVDGLPQVLETSESWTNVNRRDGITCELPLVPPGQPGEDCLKLRFHLNDKAELILEGDDLRTGAPLERQVLGTVR, from the coding sequence ATAGCGGTGGTCAAGACCCCTGCTGGCGAACAAAACCTTCATCTTTCCGATCCACCCGCTTGCATCGGAACCCTGGCCATCGACCTTGGCAGCTCCACCACGGTGGTGGCCTTCCAACGCGCCAACCAGGCGCAGATCGAACTGCTCGAGCTGCCCGCCATCTCGCGCGAACAAGGGTCGGTCCCATCTCTGATCTGGGCCGAACATGCTGGTGACGGAGCGGTTCTGGTGGGTCGTCAGGTGCTCGAAGGGGGCCTGAATGAGCGCGATGCCCCCCAGTTGCATCGCGACTTCAAACGACAGATCGGTCAAGCCGCAATCGCCGAGACGACGTCGCATCGTTTGAGTCCTGAGCAGGCTGGTGCTCGACTGCTTCTTGAGATCTGGAAGCGCATGCCTCCTGAACTCACCATCGAACGCCTGGTGCTCACCGCCCCTGTGGACCAGGGAGCTGCCTATTGCGACTGGCTTGTTCAAGCCTGTGCCCCCATGGATGTGGGTGAGGTTGCGCTCGTGGATGAGCCCACAGCCGCGGCTCTGGGTGCAGGCCTTGCGGCGGGATCCAAGCTCTTGGTGGTGGATCTTGGGGGGGGCACCCTTGACCTGTCGTTGGTGGCCCTCGAGGGGGGAGAAGGCCGTGCGGCGCCCTTGGCTCAGCTTCTTCGCTTTCGCGGAAAAGACCTGAGGGACAGCCGTCAGACCCTGCGACAGGCAACAGTGCTGGGGAAAGCAGGAATCAACCTCGGAGGTCGGGATTTCGACCGCTGGATCCTCGATGCATTGCAACCGGAAGGACTGCCTGGTGAGGGCGATGGGCTAATCGCACTGCTCAATGCAGCGGAACGCCTGAAGTGTCGGCTGAGCGACAGCGATCGATCCGAGCGTGAAACACTCATCGAACTAGCGAGCAGCAGGGATTTAGAACACCCTGTGCAGCTGCGCATGGACCGACAGACCTTCAGTCAGCTGCTGAGCGATCGGGGATTATTCACAGCACTCGAAGGGCTGCTGGAGCAAACCCTGAAGGAGGCCGAACTCAAGGGCTGCCGCCGTGAGGATCTGGATGCTGTCGTACTGGTGGGCGGCGGGGCCCACCTACCCCAGCTGAAGCAGTGGCTGGAGCAGGCCCTGCCCTCGACACCGATGCTCACCCCACCACCCATGGCGGCCGTTGCCAAAGGGGCCCTGAGCCTCACGCCTGGAGTGCGCCTGCAAGATCTGCTCCAGAAAGGAATTTCATTGCGCTGCTGGAACCGACGCAGCCATGCCCATCACTGGCACCCCTTGTTTATGCGTGGCCAGCCCTGGCCTTCGAGCCAGCCGCTGGAGCTCGTTCTGAGCGCCAGCAACCCTGACCAGACAATTGTTGAACTGGTTCTGGGGGAAGCGCAACCACACATGCGCCACGAAGTGGTGATGGTCGACGGTCTGCCGCAGGTGCTGGAAACCAGCGAAAGCTGGACCAACGTCAACCGCCGTGACGGCATCACCTGTGAGCTGCCACTGGTGCCTCCTGGGCAACCCGGTGAAGACTGCCTGAAACTGCGTTTTCACCTGAATGACAAGGCCGAGCTGATCCTGGAGGGAGACGATCTGCGCACAGGAGCCCCATTGGAGCGGCAGGTTCTCGGCACCGTGCGGTGA
- the secG gene encoding preprotein translocase subunit SecG gives MITTVLSWIWIGSGLLLILFVLLHSPKGDGMGGLAASGSSSFTSASSAEATLNRFTWTTLAIFLTLAVILSAGWLS, from the coding sequence ATGATTACTACCGTCCTCTCCTGGATTTGGATCGGCAGCGGGCTGCTTCTGATTCTGTTTGTGCTCCTCCATAGCCCGAAGGGGGACGGCATGGGAGGCCTTGCCGCCAGTGGCAGTTCATCGTTCACCAGCGCGAGCAGTGCTGAGGCGACGCTCAACCGCTTCACCTGGACCACACTGGCCATCTTCCTGACACTCGCCGTGATCCTGAGCGCAGGCTGGTTGAGCTAA
- a CDS encoding MscL family protein yields the protein MFYRRWIREFTEFFFQKGNALNLAIAVVVGRQFQQIVDALTKDLLMPLLNPLIRQGDWETWGIPFGGGELLIGHALNVVLNSILVGWALFMIVKAINRSQRLAEEGINKVRPRPSTESDL from the coding sequence ATGTTTTACCGGCGCTGGATTCGTGAATTCACGGAATTCTTCTTTCAGAAGGGCAACGCCTTGAATCTGGCCATCGCGGTGGTGGTTGGCAGACAGTTTCAGCAGATCGTCGATGCGCTCACCAAGGATTTGCTGATGCCCCTGCTCAATCCCTTGATCCGTCAAGGTGATTGGGAGACCTGGGGTATCCCCTTCGGAGGCGGCGAGCTGTTGATCGGCCACGCCCTGAATGTGGTCTTGAATTCCATCCTGGTGGGCTGGGCGCTGTTCATGATCGTCAAGGCGATCAATCGCTCCCAGCGCCTGGCAGAAGAAGGAATCAACAAGGTTCGCCCTCGGCCGTCAACCGAATCCGATCTTTGA
- a CDS encoding DUF2811 domain-containing protein, protein MSAQAQQLRLSSTEAGLPENSAVSFHSELPQPLQQAMVSFIERCPNWDQYRLVQAALAGFLIQNGVESREITRLYVGNMFCRDSLTHGV, encoded by the coding sequence ATGTCGGCGCAGGCGCAGCAGCTCCGCCTGTCGTCCACGGAGGCCGGCCTGCCAGAGAATTCAGCAGTGAGCTTTCACTCCGAACTCCCTCAGCCCCTTCAGCAAGCGATGGTGAGTTTCATTGAGCGCTGCCCCAACTGGGATCAATACCGCCTCGTGCAAGCGGCTCTCGCCGGCTTCCTGATTCAAAATGGAGTGGAATCCCGTGAGATCACCCGCCTTTATGTGGGCAACATGTTTTGCCGTGATTCCCTCACCCACGGCGTCTGA
- a CDS encoding DUF1818 family protein, producing the protein MIQQEGPGWRLARDPQRSGFPVLIGGETWALELTETEACALASVLRKLVDQHRCIRDQLMPDEAITLELENSEWWACLDGDCSTWSLRVILSAGSSGVRGLEVRWPAPAAQAMAAAMRTMWDSCHD; encoded by the coding sequence ATGATTCAGCAGGAGGGGCCGGGCTGGAGGTTGGCCCGTGATCCGCAGCGTTCAGGCTTCCCCGTGCTGATTGGAGGGGAAACCTGGGCTCTGGAACTTACCGAGACGGAAGCCTGCGCGTTGGCTTCCGTTTTGCGAAAACTTGTCGATCAGCACAGGTGCATCAGGGATCAGTTGATGCCGGATGAGGCGATCACGCTTGAGTTGGAGAACTCAGAGTGGTGGGCATGCCTGGATGGAGACTGCTCCACTTGGTCTTTGAGGGTGATTTTGAGTGCTGGCTCCTCCGGAGTCCGTGGCTTGGAAGTGCGCTGGCCGGCGCCCGCCGCTCAGGCGATGGCCGCGGCGATGAGAACCATGTGGGACAGCTGTCATGATTAG
- a CDS encoding EVE domain-containing protein, which produces MAYWLMKSEPDVYGIDHLQKEQTTLWDGIRNYQARNFMRTMAVGDQAFFYHSNCKPPGIVGLMDVVETGLVDPTQFDPSSKYHDAASKPEAPRWDCVRLAYRGRFQTMLSLEDLRQAYEPDQLAVVRRGNRLSILPVDETIARDLLERLGELR; this is translated from the coding sequence GTGGCCTACTGGCTGATGAAAAGCGAACCCGACGTCTACGGGATCGATCATCTTCAGAAGGAACAGACCACGCTTTGGGACGGCATCCGCAACTATCAGGCGCGCAACTTCATGCGCACAATGGCAGTGGGTGACCAGGCATTTTTCTATCACTCCAACTGCAAGCCGCCGGGGATTGTTGGCCTCATGGACGTGGTGGAAACAGGCCTGGTGGATCCCACCCAATTCGATCCTTCATCGAAATACCACGACGCCGCCTCGAAACCCGAGGCACCACGTTGGGACTGTGTGCGCCTTGCTTATCGCGGCCGATTCCAGACAATGCTGAGCCTCGAGGATCTCCGCCAGGCCTACGAGCCTGATCAACTCGCTGTGGTGCGTCGCGGCAACCGGCTATCCATCCTTCCCGTGGATGAAACGATCGCCCGCGATCTGCTCGAACGCCTTGGCGAACTCCGTTGA
- the murD gene encoding UDP-N-acetylmuramoyl-L-alanine--D-glutamate ligase, whose protein sequence is MSCTIVVGLGRSGVGAARLLKAQGAEVIVLEHADDAAAQRKAKALNEQGIEVKLGQALELAQFEPWLAAIEQVVISPGISWTHPTLEALRAQGVTIRGEMAIAWQALGHCPWIGITGTNGKTTVTHLLHHVLTQAGLEAPMAGNVGFSAAELALACQDGSTPSPDWVVMEMSSYQIEAAPEVAPRIGIWTTLTPDHLERHGTLEVYRSIKRGLLERSELALLNGDDPDISSNRNQWQHPQVRWISTQAESKNSDLRISSDDWVCRGKERLFSADALPMPGAHNRQNMLLVTAAALEAGLLPDCIEAALRSFPGVPHRLEPLGCVHDVAVFNDSKATNYDAAAVGLRSVTAPVVLLAGGQTKQGDARDWLQLINQRCSAVVLFGAGAEELRALIASSSFSGAVAMFEGLEASLDHGLTLAEEQKAASLLLSPACASFDQYVDFEARGDHFRSLIASRQAA, encoded by the coding sequence ATGAGCTGCACCATCGTCGTCGGGCTCGGACGCTCGGGAGTCGGTGCCGCACGGCTGCTCAAGGCGCAGGGTGCTGAGGTCATCGTGCTGGAGCATGCCGATGACGCAGCGGCCCAGCGCAAAGCCAAGGCCCTGAACGAGCAAGGGATCGAGGTCAAGCTCGGGCAAGCGCTGGAACTCGCCCAATTCGAGCCCTGGCTCGCCGCGATCGAGCAAGTTGTGATCAGCCCTGGGATTTCCTGGACCCATCCAACCCTCGAAGCCCTGCGTGCACAGGGTGTGACCATCCGAGGAGAGATGGCGATCGCCTGGCAGGCGCTTGGCCATTGCCCCTGGATCGGCATCACAGGCACCAACGGCAAGACCACCGTCACCCACCTGCTGCACCACGTGCTCACCCAGGCAGGCCTCGAGGCACCGATGGCAGGCAATGTTGGCTTCTCAGCAGCGGAACTCGCCCTGGCCTGCCAGGACGGATCAACACCCTCACCCGATTGGGTGGTGATGGAGATGAGCAGCTACCAGATCGAAGCAGCCCCCGAGGTAGCGCCCCGGATCGGCATCTGGACAACGCTGACTCCTGACCATCTGGAACGGCATGGAACGCTGGAGGTTTACCGCTCGATTAAGCGTGGGCTGCTGGAACGCTCCGAGCTGGCGCTGCTCAACGGAGATGATCCCGACATCAGCAGCAACCGAAACCAGTGGCAGCATCCCCAGGTTCGCTGGATCAGCACTCAGGCCGAGAGCAAGAACAGCGACCTGAGGATCAGCTCGGACGACTGGGTGTGTCGCGGCAAGGAGCGACTTTTCAGCGCTGACGCTCTGCCGATGCCGGGAGCGCACAACCGTCAGAACATGCTTCTGGTCACAGCGGCTGCACTGGAGGCCGGACTGTTGCCGGACTGCATTGAAGCGGCCCTGCGCAGTTTCCCTGGCGTGCCTCACCGGCTCGAACCGCTCGGTTGCGTGCACGACGTGGCAGTCTTCAACGACAGCAAAGCCACCAATTACGACGCCGCAGCCGTCGGCCTGCGCTCCGTGACGGCTCCCGTGGTGCTCTTGGCCGGCGGACAAACCAAGCAAGGCGACGCTCGGGACTGGCTGCAGCTCATCAATCAGCGCTGCAGTGCTGTGGTGTTGTTTGGAGCTGGCGCCGAAGAACTGCGCGCACTGATTGCAAGCAGCTCGTTTTCAGGCGCTGTGGCGATGTTCGAGGGTCTGGAGGCGTCCCTTGACCATGGGTTGACGCTGGCTGAAGAGCAGAAGGCAGCAAGCCTGTTGCTGTCACCCGCCTGTGCCAGCTTCGATCAGTACGTGGATTTCGAAGCACGCGGAGATCATTTCCGATCGCTGATTGCTTCCAGACAAGCGGCCTAG
- the groL gene encoding chaperonin GroEL (60 kDa chaperone family; promotes refolding of misfolded polypeptides especially under stressful conditions; forms two stacked rings of heptamers to form a barrel-shaped 14mer; ends can be capped by GroES; misfolded proteins enter the barrel where they are refolded when GroES binds): protein MAKRIIYNENARRALEKGIDILAESVAVTLGPKGRNVVLEKKFGAPQIINDGVTIAKEIELEDHIENTGVALIRQAASKTNDAAGDGTTTATVLAHAMVKAGLRNVAAGANAITLKKGIDKASEFLVEKIKENAKPIADSNAIAQVGTISAGNDEEVGRMIADAMNKVGKEGVISLEEGKSMTTELEVTEGMRFDKGYISPYFATDTERMEAVLDEPYILLTDKKIGLVQDLVPVLEQIARTGKPLLIIAEDIEKEALATLVVNRLRGVLNVAAVKAPGFGDRRKAMLEDMAVLTNGQLITEDAGLKLENAKIEMLGTARRVTINKDTTTIVAEGNDVAVKARCEQIRKQMDETESTYDKEKLQERLAKLAGGVAVVKVGAATETEMKDKKLRLEDAINATKAAVEEGIVPGGGTTLAHLAPALEEWAAANLSGEELIGANIVASALTAPLMRIAENAGVNGAVVAENVKAKAFNDGYNAANGEYVDMLAAGIVDPAKVTRSGMQNAASIAGMVLTTECIVADMPEKKEAAPAGGGMGGGDFDY, encoded by the coding sequence ATGGCTAAGCGCATCATTTACAACGAGAACGCCCGTCGCGCGCTCGAAAAAGGCATCGACATCCTTGCTGAGTCCGTCGCCGTGACACTCGGCCCCAAGGGTCGCAACGTGGTGCTGGAGAAGAAATTCGGTGCTCCTCAGATCATTAACGATGGTGTGACCATCGCCAAAGAGATCGAACTCGAGGATCACATCGAAAACACCGGCGTGGCCCTGATCCGTCAGGCTGCCTCCAAGACCAATGATGCCGCTGGCGATGGCACCACCACGGCCACCGTTCTGGCCCATGCCATGGTCAAAGCCGGTCTGCGCAACGTCGCTGCCGGTGCCAATGCCATCACCCTGAAGAAGGGCATTGATAAGGCTTCCGAGTTCCTGGTTGAGAAGATCAAGGAAAACGCCAAGCCGATCGCCGACAGCAATGCCATCGCTCAGGTGGGCACCATCTCCGCCGGCAACGACGAAGAAGTGGGTCGGATGATCGCCGACGCCATGAACAAAGTCGGCAAAGAAGGTGTGATTTCCCTGGAAGAAGGCAAGTCGATGACCACCGAACTGGAGGTCACCGAAGGCATGCGCTTCGACAAGGGCTACATCTCCCCTTACTTCGCCACCGACACCGAGCGGATGGAAGCCGTCCTGGACGAGCCCTACATCCTTCTCACCGACAAGAAAATCGGTCTGGTGCAGGACCTGGTGCCCGTGCTGGAGCAGATCGCCCGCACCGGTAAGCCTCTGCTGATCATCGCTGAAGACATCGAGAAGGAAGCCCTGGCGACCCTCGTGGTCAACCGTCTGCGTGGCGTGCTGAATGTGGCCGCCGTGAAGGCTCCTGGTTTCGGTGATCGTCGCAAGGCGATGCTGGAAGACATGGCTGTTCTGACCAATGGTCAGCTGATCACTGAAGACGCCGGTCTGAAGCTGGAGAACGCCAAGATCGAGATGCTGGGTACCGCCCGTCGCGTCACGATCAACAAGGACACCACCACCATCGTCGCCGAAGGCAACGATGTGGCTGTGAAGGCCCGCTGCGAGCAGATCCGTAAGCAGATGGACGAAACCGAGTCCACCTATGACAAGGAGAAGCTGCAGGAGCGTCTGGCCAAGCTGGCCGGTGGTGTGGCTGTGGTGAAGGTGGGTGCAGCCACCGAAACCGAGATGAAGGACAAGAAGCTTCGCCTCGAAGATGCCATCAATGCCACCAAGGCGGCTGTTGAAGAAGGCATCGTTCCTGGTGGTGGCACCACCCTGGCCCACCTGGCGCCTGCACTGGAAGAGTGGGCAGCTGCCAACCTCAGTGGTGAAGAGCTGATCGGTGCCAACATCGTGGCGTCTGCTCTGACGGCGCCTCTGATGCGCATCGCCGAAAACGCCGGTGTCAACGGAGCTGTGGTGGCTGAGAACGTGAAGGCCAAGGCCTTCAACGACGGCTACAACGCAGCCAACGGTGAGTATGTCGACATGCTCGCAGCCGGCATCGTGGATCCCGCCAAGGTGACACGTTCCGGAATGCAGAACGCGGCATCCATCGCTGGCATGGTGCTGACCACCGAGTGCATCGTGGCTGACATGCCTGAGAAGAAGGAAGCAGCTCCTGCCGGCGGCGGCATGGGCGGCGGCGACTTCGACTACTGA
- a CDS encoding ferredoxin-thioredoxin reductase variable chain yields the protein MQPGDKVVVTSSVIVYNHPQHRGEAFDMKGSEGDVVNVLSEWKGRPISPTLPVIVAFGRYKAHFRDDELQSAS from the coding sequence ATGCAGCCGGGTGACAAGGTCGTGGTGACCTCATCAGTGATCGTCTACAACCACCCTCAGCATCGGGGCGAGGCTTTCGATATGAAAGGGAGCGAGGGTGACGTCGTCAACGTGCTTTCGGAATGGAAGGGTCGTCCGATCAGCCCGACGCTCCCTGTGATCGTGGCCTTCGGTCGCTACAAAGCCCACTTCCGTGACGACGAACTTCAGTCCGCTTCCTGA
- the pyrR gene encoding bifunctional pyr operon transcriptional regulator/uracil phosphoribosyltransferase PyrR — protein sequence MVSPGNGERIEILSADDVRRTLSRLASQVLECVGGVEQLVLLGIPTRGVQLSAVLAQCLEEQSGHPVAQGSLDPTFHRDDLERVAMRPVQATDLPVSVEGRDVLLVDDVIFTGRTIRAALEAIQAWGRPRRVLLLVMVDRGHRELPIQPDFCGRSVPTRRTESIELRLLDVDGEEGVFLRSLQEAD from the coding sequence ATGGTGTCACCCGGGAATGGTGAGCGAATCGAGATTCTTTCCGCCGATGACGTCAGGAGAACTCTGTCCAGGCTGGCCTCACAGGTTCTCGAATGTGTTGGCGGAGTTGAGCAGCTTGTACTGCTGGGAATTCCCACCCGTGGGGTTCAGCTTTCGGCGGTGCTTGCGCAGTGTCTGGAGGAGCAGAGCGGTCATCCGGTGGCGCAAGGAAGTTTGGATCCCACCTTTCACCGCGATGATCTAGAGCGGGTAGCGATGCGTCCCGTGCAGGCCACCGATCTTCCTGTCAGCGTCGAAGGACGCGATGTGCTTCTGGTCGACGATGTGATTTTCACAGGCCGGACAATCCGTGCCGCCCTTGAAGCGATTCAGGCCTGGGGGCGACCAAGACGAGTTCTGTTGCTTGTCATGGTCGACCGTGGCCATCGCGAACTGCCGATTCAGCCAGACTTCTGCGGACGTTCAGTCCCCACGCGGCGCACGGAAAGCATCGAGCTGCGTTTGCTGGATGTGGATGGGGAGGAAGGCGTTTTCCTCCGCAGCCTTCAGGAAGCGGACTGA
- the gpmI gene encoding 2,3-bisphosphoglycerate-independent phosphoglycerate mutase, whose translation MAPVVLAILDGWGERSDTDHNAIRSAETPVMDALRHAYPQTLIQASGSHVGLPDGQMGNSEVGHLTIGAGRIIRQELVRIGDTVREKQLDAVPSLQALAGRLRTNGGTLHLLGLCSDGGVHSHVDHLCGLLHWAADQGLNNVAIHAVTDGRDTPTQSGPGYLKQIENAIASSGVGRIVSLCGRYWAMDRDQRWERTEKAYDLLTNPEVPVNPLSATEALEASYASEITDEFVEPIRLADSYLKDGDALLMFNFRPDRARQIVQSLVRETFDGFERPQRPELDVVTFTQYEATLPVEVAFPPESLDDLLGHVVSAQGLRQYRTAETEKYPHVTYFMNGGVEQPLKGEDRHLVPSPRVATYDQAPAMAANTLTDSCIDAIEQGVYSLVVINYANPDMVGHTGVMEAATEAIQTVDHCIGRLLDAVGRMGGTLMITADHGNAERMQGDDGQAWTAHTTNPVPLILVEGERRKVPGMGNAIRLRENGGLADIAPTLLQLLDLDKPAAMTGSTLIEPIDTAVPSTARLPQPA comes from the coding sequence GTGGCACCCGTTGTGCTGGCCATTCTTGATGGATGGGGCGAGCGCAGCGACACCGATCACAACGCGATCCGTTCAGCAGAGACACCCGTGATGGATGCGCTGCGGCACGCATATCCCCAGACATTGATTCAGGCCAGCGGCTCCCATGTGGGCTTACCCGATGGCCAAATGGGCAACTCCGAAGTCGGTCACCTCACCATCGGCGCTGGTCGGATCATTCGCCAGGAGTTGGTTCGGATCGGCGATACGGTCCGCGAGAAGCAACTGGACGCCGTCCCCAGCCTGCAGGCTCTAGCAGGACGTCTGCGCACCAATGGTGGGACGCTGCACCTGCTCGGACTCTGCTCCGATGGCGGCGTTCACAGCCATGTGGATCACCTCTGCGGGTTGCTCCACTGGGCCGCTGACCAAGGCCTCAACAATGTCGCCATTCATGCGGTCACCGATGGACGCGATACGCCCACCCAGAGCGGGCCGGGGTACCTGAAACAGATTGAGAACGCCATCGCCTCGAGCGGCGTCGGCCGCATCGTGAGCTTGTGCGGCCGCTACTGGGCGATGGACCGAGATCAGCGCTGGGAGCGCACAGAAAAGGCCTATGACCTGCTGACCAACCCAGAGGTGCCGGTGAATCCGCTCTCGGCCACCGAGGCCCTGGAGGCCAGCTATGCCAGCGAAATCACCGATGAGTTTGTGGAACCCATCCGGCTGGCCGACAGCTACCTCAAGGATGGAGACGCGCTGCTGATGTTCAACTTCAGACCCGATCGGGCGCGCCAAATCGTTCAGTCCCTCGTTCGCGAGACCTTCGATGGGTTTGAGCGTCCCCAACGGCCTGAGCTGGATGTGGTGACTTTCACCCAATACGAAGCGACCCTGCCCGTGGAGGTCGCCTTCCCACCCGAATCGCTCGACGACCTGTTGGGACATGTGGTGTCCGCTCAAGGTTTACGTCAGTACCGCACGGCCGAAACCGAAAAGTACCCGCACGTCACCTACTTCATGAATGGCGGAGTGGAGCAACCTCTCAAGGGAGAAGACCGCCATCTCGTGCCCTCCCCTCGTGTGGCCACCTACGACCAGGCTCCGGCCATGGCTGCGAACACCCTCACCGACAGCTGCATCGACGCGATTGAACAAGGGGTGTATTCACTGGTGGTGATTAACTACGCAAATCCAGACATGGTGGGGCACACCGGCGTCATGGAAGCGGCCACCGAGGCTATTCAAACGGTGGATCACTGCATCGGCAGACTCCTGGATGCGGTCGGCCGCATGGGAGGAACACTGATGATCACCGCCGACCACGGCAATGCCGAGCGGATGCAAGGTGACGACGGTCAGGCCTGGACGGCGCACACCACCAACCCCGTGCCGTTGATCCTTGTTGAGGGAGAGCGCCGCAAGGTGCCTGGTATGGGAAATGCCATCCGACTGAGAGAGAACGGTGGTCTGGCGGACATCGCCCCGACCCTGCTTCAGCTCCTGGATCTCGACAAACCTGCGGCGATGACCGGAAGCACCCTGATTGAACCGATCGACACGGCTGTGCCCTCAACGGCTCGCCTGCCTCAGCCGGCCTGA